The following DNA comes from Oceanispirochaeta sp..
GACCAGTCTCCATAAGTGGGAGAGTGGGAACCGCTGTGGCCCTCCTGGCCCTGAATCCATAGGATTTGGCCTTTTGTCTTCTCAAGAACCTCCCGTTCTTTCTGTATGGCCGGAGCATAGACCCAGTTCTCGGCATAAAAAATGGTGCCCGCACTGCTTTTCTCTGCCTCCAGAATCCTTTGAATGCTGGCCTGCGCCTGAATCAGTCCGGATGCCCTGTCAAAGGAATCTCCCGAAAACCCGGACTCACCCTTTCCGAAATATCCGGTAAAGGGCTTTTCGATGATCACATGCCTGCCCCTGTTCAGCCCTCTCACAGCCAGGGCTTCATGAGAGGCCGGAGGGGTGCAGATATGCACCACATCACAGACTGAGAAAAGCTCTTCCTCACTGGTACAGACAGGAATCCGCCGCTCCTTCCCAAAATTCTGACAACGTTCTGGATGGGGGGAATAGACTCCTGCTATCTCAACATGGACACCATAGACACGTTTCAAGGCTTCAGTGTGAAAACTGGCAGCAAAACCACTTCCCAGAATACCTGCTTTTATCCTCTTTTTTTCCACATCAAACCTCTTTCTTTTTGAAAATCATCTGAAAGGCCTGTTTTTTAAGTTTTCCAAACCAGACAGTCCTTCCAATAATGGCAAATATTGTTAAAAAGATCAGAACCAGACAGATCGGGCGTGAAACAAAGGGCAGAAAAGAGCCATCTGAGAGCACCAGCGCTCTTCTGAGGTTTTTATCCAGAATCCCACCGAGGATGATTCCCAGAATCATGGGGGCTACGGGGTAGTCCATTTCCCTCATCAGATATCCCAGGATACCGAAAAATATCATGACTTTAACATCAAAGGTTCGGCTGGCCAGAGCATATGACCCCATCACACAGAGAGTAAAAATAACAGGAATGAGCTTTGTCCTTGGTACCTGAAGGACTTTCACAAGAGACTTCACCATGGACAGTCCAAGAATCATCATGGCACAGGTGGCCATAAAGACCATGGCTACAACCTTGTAAACAAATTCTGGAGATTCAATCATGATGAGGGGACCGGGACGAATTCCGTGAATGAACATGGCTGCCAGAAGAACGGCCGCCGGGGCGGATCCAGGGATGGCCAGGGAGAGAACCGGAATCACGGCCCCTGCGGCGGCGGCATTGTTCCCTGTCTCTGATGCGATGAGACCTTCAATACTTCCTTTCCCGAAGAGTTTTTTCTCCTTGCTCCCTCTTTTGGCAAAATCATAACTGACCCAGGCGGCAATATCTTCACCCACTCCCGGAATGGCTCCTACAAAAGTCCCGATGACACCTGAGCGGAGTATGGTCTTCCAGTATTTCAGAACTTGTCGGGGATGGGGAAAAACATTCTTGATGGGAGTATTGATGACGACGGACCGGGGACTCTTCATAAGATTCAGAATCTCCGCCATACCAAAGGCACCGACCATGGCGGGAAGAAGGTCTATCCCTCCGGATAAATTGACATTTCCGAAGGAGTAGCGGATATGAGCGTGGATTCCTTCCATTCCGATCATGGCAATGAACAAACCTATAAACCCGGCGATCCAGCCTTTCAACGGATCTTTGGGAGCCGTCAAATTTCCTGATATGATAATTCCGAAAATAGCCAGCCAGAAAAACTCATAGGATTGGAAGTCCAGAGCAAAGTTTCCAAGGATAGGGGTGAAAAAAGCGAGCATGAACATCCCGATAATAGACCCCAGAAAGCTGCCTGTAGTGGCAATCCCGATGGCCTCTCCCGCCTTTCCCTGCAGGGCCAGTGGATGCCCGTCTACAGAGGTTGCCGCATTGGCGGGTGTACCGGGTATATTGAGAAGAATGGCCGAACGGCTTCCCCCGTAAATTGCTCCGATATACATACACATCAGGATCAGGACAGCCGTATCTGCGGGCATTTTATAGGTCAGAGTAGTCATCAGGGCGACACCCATGGTGGCCGTCAACCCCGGGAGCATTCCAACGATAATTCCCAGCTGAGTGCTCCATAAAACAATAAAAATAACCTTGAAGGAGAAGAACCCTCCCAGGCTAGCTAAAAACATCAGAATTCCGTCAAACATAGAAAGGTCTCCTTAGGGTAAATCAACAAGAAAGAGGTATTGAAAAGTAACACTGATGACAGCGGAGCTGATGATAGCCTGAATGACAGCAAAGATAATTATTTTCCTTTTACTTCCCTCTTCTTTATCAAACTTCAGGTCAAAAATGAGAATAAACCCCAGAGTGAAAAGAAAAGTTGCCAGAATATAGGGGATATGGCCCACAAGAACCAGGGCATAGAGGAGACAGAGGGCCAGAGAAATCAAAAGACGGACAGTACCCTCATCTTTCAACAAGGCTTTAACATTTCCTTTTTGAAACCTGGGTAGATAATCCGCTTGACGGATGGTCCTGATAAACATGATCAGGGAAAGAAATAGTATGATGACGCCCAGGATTCCCGGGACGACTCCCGGCGCGGTATAGGGATTGATGCCTTTTTCTTCCAAACGGGGCATCCTGACAGCCATAGAGCTAATGGTTATTCCAAAAATAATCAGAACAATTGATGTGATAAAATCTGCCTTGCGCATTTGTTTTTCGTTCATAGTATTACAACCTGATAGCAAAATAACCCCTCCCCGAATATCAGAGAAGGGGTTATACATTTTTTATTTAGAAATTAGGGACGGGGAATTCCAATGGTGG
Coding sequences within:
- a CDS encoding tripartite tricarboxylate transporter TctB family protein, encoding MNEKQMRKADFITSIVLIIFGITISSMAVRMPRLEEKGINPYTAPGVVPGILGVIILFLSLIMFIRTIRQADYLPRFQKGNVKALLKDEGTVRLLISLALCLLYALVLVGHIPYILATFLFTLGFILIFDLKFDKEEGSKRKIIIFAVIQAIISSAVISVTFQYLFLVDLP
- a CDS encoding tripartite tricarboxylate transporter permease, with product MFDGILMFLASLGGFFSFKVIFIVLWSTQLGIIVGMLPGLTATMGVALMTTLTYKMPADTAVLILMCMYIGAIYGGSRSAILLNIPGTPANAATSVDGHPLALQGKAGEAIGIATTGSFLGSIIGMFMLAFFTPILGNFALDFQSYEFFWLAIFGIIISGNLTAPKDPLKGWIAGFIGLFIAMIGMEGIHAHIRYSFGNVNLSGGIDLLPAMVGAFGMAEILNLMKSPRSVVINTPIKNVFPHPRQVLKYWKTILRSGVIGTFVGAIPGVGEDIAAWVSYDFAKRGSKEKKLFGKGSIEGLIASETGNNAAAAGAVIPVLSLAIPGSAPAAVLLAAMFIHGIRPGPLIMIESPEFVYKVVAMVFMATCAMMILGLSMVKSLVKVLQVPRTKLIPVIFTLCVMGSYALASRTFDVKVMIFFGILGYLMREMDYPVAPMILGIILGGILDKNLRRALVLSDGSFLPFVSRPICLVLIFLTIFAIIGRTVWFGKLKKQAFQMIFKKKEV